From Butyricimonas paravirosa, one genomic window encodes:
- a CDS encoding RagB/SusD family nutrient uptake outer membrane protein has translation MKKIIICLWALIVCCWGCEDYLNVKPSNVQAIRTYDEVKALLGGHLRMYAEPDYDNLEGTSIPYIENDIWTFLHFYGDDIDVDTYVKNRYIFGNIKNLYVESANWKNTTQPGVIWKAYYSNIGFFNTIIDELSRVEASKEQADIVRCEAKVLRAWHLFKLMQYFSPYHLNKYGLPVNLDAQKVAEYDASRKTQEEVYRIIISDLTECVECTTEPRSTYNVFYDKNIIHAILAQVFLYKGDSGAKADDDYENAASHAKSALEALKLQSTEDYEPFPVYNEVLGISKEAPHALMVDFRSANELRFIVGNPKSASQNLYSSASLYALFKDNDIRKTKFFNDKQVITKYMNIATGYVSVELYQFWSAAEMYLIIAESYARSGNESEGKKWLEDFQKHRYSNYNGYQGNALLQEILNERRREFCYEYDMRWCDLSRLQTGWTRSSYEDAEHPTYTLEDNDYRFTLPIPVKEELQYNDIEQNPGWLIVTE, from the coding sequence ATGAAAAAAATAATAATATGCCTCTGGGCACTCATCGTTTGCTGCTGGGGATGTGAGGATTATTTGAATGTCAAACCGTCAAATGTTCAAGCTATCCGGACCTATGACGAAGTAAAAGCTTTATTGGGTGGACATTTACGTATGTATGCCGAGCCCGATTACGACAATCTGGAGGGAACTTCAATCCCCTATATCGAAAATGACATCTGGACCTTCCTCCACTTTTACGGGGATGACATTGACGTGGACACCTACGTTAAAAACCGCTATATATTCGGGAATATAAAGAATTTGTACGTGGAATCAGCGAACTGGAAAAACACGACACAACCGGGAGTCATCTGGAAAGCCTATTACTCGAATATCGGTTTCTTTAATACGATTATTGATGAATTGAGCCGGGTTGAGGCTTCCAAGGAACAAGCCGATATTGTTCGTTGTGAAGCAAAAGTGTTACGGGCTTGGCATCTATTCAAGTTAATGCAATACTTTTCTCCTTACCACTTAAATAAATACGGGTTACCCGTCAATCTGGATGCCCAAAAGGTAGCAGAATACGACGCCTCACGCAAGACTCAGGAAGAGGTTTACCGGATAATCATTTCCGACCTGACGGAATGTGTGGAATGTACGACCGAACCTCGATCTACCTACAATGTTTTCTATGACAAAAACATCATCCATGCTATCTTAGCCCAAGTATTCCTTTATAAAGGGGATTCGGGAGCCAAAGCCGATGACGATTACGAAAATGCTGCATCACACGCAAAATCTGCCTTGGAAGCATTAAAATTACAATCCACCGAGGATTATGAGCCTTTCCCGGTATATAACGAGGTACTTGGGATTTCAAAAGAGGCTCCGCATGCTTTAATGGTTGACTTTAGGTCTGCCAACGAATTACGATTTATTGTCGGAAATCCTAAATCCGCATCACAAAATCTGTATTCTTCAGCCAGTCTTTACGCATTATTTAAAGATAATGATATTAGAAAAACAAAGTTCTTCAATGACAAGCAGGTAATTACTAAATACATGAATATCGCAACCGGATATGTTTCAGTAGAACTCTATCAATTCTGGTCTGCTGCCGAAATGTACCTGATCATTGCAGAGAGCTATGCCCGTTCCGGTAATGAATCGGAAGGAAAGAAATGGTTGGAGGATTTTCAAAAACATCGGTATTCAAATTATAACGGTTATCAAGGAAATGCCCTTTTACAAGAGATATTGAATGAACGTCGCCGGGAATTCTGTTATGAATATGATATGCGTTGGTGTGACCTAAGCCGATTACAGACAGGCTGGACCCGTAGTTCTTATGAAGATGCCGAACATCCTACTTATACTTTGGAGGACAACGATTATCGTTTCACGCTGCCGATACCCGTGAAAGAGGAATTACAATATAACGACATCGAACAGAATCCAGGATGGCTGATTGTTACAGAATAA
- the lpxA gene encoding acyl-ACP--UDP-N-acetylglucosamine O-acyltransferase codes for MKQPLAYVHPEAQIADNVVIEPFVTIDKNVVIEEGTRIGSNVTILEGAHIGKNCKIFPGAVISAIPQDLKFKGEKTIVEIGDNTTIRECATINRGTAAKGVTKVGSNCLIMAYVHIAHDCEIGDNCIITNACQLAGEVVVDDFAIIGGMSAVHQFVHIGRHVMIQGGSLIGKDVPPYVKAGRLPLSYAGVNSIGLRRRGFVNEKINEIQDIYRILFQSGLNNSDAVERIEAEMPASKERDEIIMFVRNSKRGVMKGYMG; via the coding sequence ATGAAACAACCGTTAGCTTATGTTCATCCTGAAGCTCAGATCGCGGATAACGTGGTGATTGAGCCTTTCGTGACAATTGATAAGAATGTTGTCATTGAGGAGGGAACAAGAATTGGTTCGAATGTCACTATCCTGGAGGGAGCGCATATCGGGAAAAATTGTAAGATTTTTCCGGGGGCTGTTATTTCTGCCATTCCTCAGGATCTTAAATTCAAGGGAGAGAAGACCATCGTCGAGATTGGTGATAACACGACCATCCGGGAGTGTGCGACTATAAATAGAGGTACTGCCGCTAAGGGCGTAACTAAAGTCGGGAGCAATTGTTTGATCATGGCCTACGTGCATATCGCGCATGACTGCGAGATCGGGGATAATTGCATTATCACGAATGCTTGTCAGTTAGCCGGAGAGGTCGTTGTGGATGATTTCGCTATTATCGGTGGAATGTCTGCCGTACATCAGTTCGTACATATCGGTCGTCACGTGATGATTCAAGGCGGCTCTTTGATTGGTAAGGACGTACCTCCTTACGTGAAAGCCGGGAGATTACCTTTATCCTACGCGGGAGTGAATTCGATCGGTTTGCGCCGTCGCGGATTCGTGAACGAAAAGATCAACGAGATTCAGGATATTTACCGGATACTTTTCCAATCCGGGTTGAACAACTCTGACGCGGTGGAACGAATCGAGGCCGAGATGCCGGCATCCAAAGAACGTGACGAGATCATTATGTTCGTGCGTAACAGCAAACGGGGTGTCATGAAAGGCTATATGGGATAA
- a CDS encoding bifunctional UDP-3-O-[3-hydroxymyristoyl] N-acetylglucosamine deacetylase/3-hydroxyacyl-ACP dehydratase, with translation MSVKQRTLKSEFSLNGKGLHTGKQVAATFKPAEENFGYRIRRMDLEGTPEIPALAEYVKLMDRASCLEKDGVCVFTMEHAMAALYGSGIDNCLIELSGEEFPILDGSAKYYVEEIEKVGFEEQKADRRYFTVKEQMEFCSEDGQTKITLLPDTDYNINLVVAYDSPYLQMQYATYSEQVTDFAKEIAPCRTFVFLRELEMLLQHNLIKGGDLDNAIVIVDREISQEEVNRLAKLFNHDSIEVKQGILNNLDLYFDNEPARHKLLDVIGDLSLCGRFIKGRVIAERPGHKANTSLAKKMCKAITQAEREDVRPDVDTTAEPLMDVNKVRALLPHRPPFLLVDKIYEVTDDIVIGCKNVTMNEPFFVGHFPEEPVMPGVLIVEAMAQCGGILVLNQVEDPENYSTYFVKIDGIKFRHKVVPGDTLVFKLVKIAPIRRGIVTMRGYAFVGKTLVCEVGEFMAQVAKTKK, from the coding sequence ATGTCAGTAAAGCAAAGAACTTTAAAGAGTGAATTTTCTTTGAATGGAAAAGGTTTGCACACCGGGAAACAGGTGGCCGCGACCTTTAAGCCAGCTGAAGAGAACTTTGGCTATCGAATACGTCGAATGGATTTGGAGGGGACTCCTGAAATTCCAGCTTTGGCTGAATATGTAAAATTAATGGATCGTGCCAGTTGTCTTGAAAAAGACGGCGTGTGCGTGTTCACCATGGAGCATGCGATGGCAGCTCTTTACGGGAGCGGAATTGACAACTGCCTGATCGAGTTAAGCGGGGAAGAATTCCCGATCTTGGACGGTAGTGCTAAATATTACGTGGAAGAGATAGAGAAAGTAGGTTTTGAAGAACAAAAAGCGGATAGACGCTACTTTACCGTGAAAGAGCAAATGGAATTTTGTAGCGAGGACGGGCAGACGAAAATCACGTTATTGCCGGATACCGACTATAATATAAATTTGGTCGTTGCTTACGATTCTCCTTACTTGCAAATGCAGTATGCTACTTATTCTGAGCAAGTAACCGATTTTGCGAAAGAGATTGCCCCGTGTCGGACATTCGTATTCCTGCGCGAGTTGGAAATGCTTTTGCAGCACAATCTGATCAAAGGCGGGGATTTGGATAACGCGATTGTGATCGTTGATCGTGAAATTTCTCAAGAAGAGGTGAACCGTCTGGCTAAACTGTTCAACCACGATTCTATCGAGGTGAAACAGGGTATTTTGAATAATTTGGACCTGTACTTTGACAATGAACCGGCTCGTCATAAATTGCTGGATGTTATCGGGGATCTGTCTTTATGCGGGCGTTTTATCAAAGGACGTGTTATCGCGGAGAGACCGGGTCATAAAGCAAATACCAGCTTGGCCAAGAAAATGTGTAAGGCCATCACGCAGGCGGAGAGAGAAGATGTTCGTCCTGACGTGGACACGACAGCCGAACCGTTGATGGATGTGAATAAGGTGAGAGCCTTGTTGCCTCATCGTCCTCCTTTCCTGTTGGTTGACAAGATTTATGAGGTGACGGATGACATCGTGATCGGTTGTAAGAATGTTACCATGAACGAGCCTTTCTTCGTGGGACACTTCCCGGAAGAACCGGTGATGCCGGGTGTGCTGATCGTGGAGGCGATGGCGCAGTGCGGGGGGATTCTGGTGTTGAATCAGGTGGAGGACCCGGAGAATTACTCCACGTATTTCGTGAAAATAGATGGTATCAAATTCCGTCATAAAGTTGTTCCGGGCGATACGCTGGTCTTTAAGCTGGTAAAGATTGCTCCCATCCGTCGCGGGATCGTGACGATGAGAGGGTACGCTTTTGTCGGTAAAACGTTAGTTTGTGAAGTGGGAGAATTCATGGCCCAGGTTGCAAAAACGAAAAAATAG
- the lpxD gene encoding UDP-3-O-(3-hydroxymyristoyl)glucosamine N-acyltransferase, whose protein sequence is MEFKAKDIAALLSGVVDGDPEISVNNVSKIEEGKPGTLAFLANPKYEHYIYTTQASIVLVNKTFEPTHEYSCTLIRVESAYDAIATLLQMYDDMKPKPVGIEQPSYISDSATIGEKPYIGAFAYIGRGAKIGNNVKIYPQAYIGDGVVIGDNTIIYAGVKIYTGCVVGKSCILHAGVVLGADGFGFAPEGDHYKKIPQIGNVLLEDDVEIGANTCIDRATMGSTIIKKGVKLDNLVQIAHNVVVGGNTVIAAQSGIAGTTKVGENCVFGGQVGIVGHLNIGSGTQIAAQSGITSNIPEKSVLRGSPAFDYPKYQKCYVMFRKLPELYGQIKDLEKEVNKLKSE, encoded by the coding sequence ATGGAGTTTAAAGCAAAGGATATAGCAGCTCTATTAAGCGGGGTTGTCGATGGAGACCCCGAGATTTCTGTAAATAACGTATCTAAAATAGAGGAAGGAAAGCCGGGAACGTTGGCTTTTTTAGCTAATCCTAAATACGAACATTATATCTACACGACGCAAGCATCGATCGTGTTAGTGAATAAAACATTCGAACCCACGCACGAGTATTCCTGTACTTTGATCCGGGTGGAATCGGCTTATGATGCCATTGCAACATTGCTGCAAATGTATGATGATATGAAGCCGAAACCAGTAGGAATTGAACAACCTTCTTATATCAGTGATAGTGCCACGATCGGGGAAAAACCTTACATCGGGGCATTTGCATATATAGGGAGAGGTGCGAAAATCGGGAATAACGTGAAAATATATCCTCAGGCCTATATCGGTGACGGTGTGGTTATCGGGGATAACACGATTATTTATGCCGGGGTAAAGATTTACACGGGATGCGTGGTCGGGAAATCCTGTATCCTTCATGCCGGAGTGGTACTGGGAGCTGACGGTTTCGGATTCGCTCCGGAAGGTGATCATTACAAGAAAATCCCGCAGATCGGTAACGTGTTGCTAGAAGACGACGTGGAGATCGGGGCAAATACTTGTATCGACCGGGCCACCATGGGTTCTACGATTATTAAAAAAGGAGTTAAACTCGATAATTTAGTCCAGATTGCACATAACGTGGTGGTGGGTGGTAACACGGTTATCGCTGCCCAGTCTGGGATTGCCGGGACTACAAAAGTCGGTGAGAACTGCGTGTTCGGCGGGCAAGTGGGTATTGTCGGTCACTTGAATATCGGGTCGGGGACGCAGATTGCTGCCCAGAGTGGTATCACTTCCAACATACCGGAAAAATCTGTCCTGCGCGGATCACCTGCATTCGATTATCCGAAATACCAGAAATGTTATGTCATGTTCCGTAAATTACCGGAGCTATACGGGCAAATAAAAGATTTAGAGAAAGAAGTAAATAAATTAAAATCAGAATAA
- the rimP gene encoding ribosome assembly cofactor RimP — MKSTEEIKDIIETILQGTDLFLVDLKVSPDNSIEVYIDSLKGINVDSCVTLSKQLDAKLDRDTEDFELTVSSAGIGYPFKVTQQYEKNLGNQVEVKLQNGGKLQGILKSHSNTGIVIECEEKVAVEGKKKKSIVKVEKEIHFTDIKEVKDIVVF; from the coding sequence ATGAAAAGTACAGAGGAAATAAAAGACATTATCGAAACAATACTGCAGGGGACAGATTTGTTTCTGGTGGACTTGAAAGTATCTCCGGACAACTCGATCGAGGTCTACATCGACTCTCTGAAGGGTATTAACGTGGATTCCTGCGTGACCCTCAGCAAACAATTGGACGCAAAACTGGATCGAGATACCGAGGATTTCGAGTTAACCGTTTCGAGTGCCGGAATCGGTTATCCCTTCAAAGTAACCCAGCAATACGAGAAAAACCTGGGTAACCAAGTGGAGGTGAAACTGCAAAACGGGGGAAAATTACAGGGAATATTAAAATCCCATTCCAACACGGGGATCGTGATCGAATGTGAAGAAAAAGTGGCCGTGGAAGGAAAGAAGAAGAAAAGCATTGTCAAAGTGGAGAAAGAGATTCATTTTACAGACATAAAGGAGGTTAAAGATATTGTTGTTTTCTAA
- the nusA gene encoding transcription termination factor NusA, translating into MEAINLIDSFAEFKELKNIDRATLMRVLEDIFRNMLIKRYGTDENFDIIINIDKGDLEIWRNRIVVEDDAFENPNTQISLTEAKRIDADYEVGEEVTDEVKFKDFGRRSVLALRQNLSARILELEKDHIFTKYKEKVGQIVTGEVYQVWKKEILVLDDEGNELILPKQEQIPSDFFKKGDTIRAVVIRVEMKNASPYIILSRTSPVFLERLFENEVPEIFDGLITIKNVVRVPGERAKVAVESYDDRIDPVGACVGMKGSRIHGIVRELRNENIDVINYTNNIQLYITRALNPAKINKIEMDEENKRANVYLNPEEVSLAIGKGGLNIKLASQLTGYEIDVYRELETAEEEDVNLEEFSDEIEPWVIEELKRVGCDTAKSVLELSESELESRTDLEIETIRDVLKILRAEFE; encoded by the coding sequence ATGGAAGCCATTAATTTGATAGATTCATTCGCGGAATTTAAAGAGCTTAAAAATATTGACAGGGCAACCTTGATGAGAGTATTGGAAGATATTTTCAGAAACATGCTCATCAAGCGTTACGGGACGGACGAGAATTTTGACATCATTATAAATATCGACAAGGGTGACTTGGAAATCTGGAGAAACCGTATCGTGGTGGAAGACGATGCCTTCGAAAACCCGAACACCCAAATTTCGCTGACGGAGGCAAAGAGAATCGATGCCGACTACGAGGTGGGAGAAGAGGTGACCGACGAGGTGAAATTCAAAGATTTCGGACGCCGTTCCGTGCTGGCTTTAAGACAAAACCTTTCAGCCCGGATTCTTGAACTGGAAAAAGATCACATCTTCACCAAATACAAAGAGAAAGTGGGCCAGATCGTGACCGGAGAGGTTTATCAGGTATGGAAAAAAGAGATTTTAGTTCTGGATGACGAGGGCAACGAGCTGATCCTCCCGAAACAGGAGCAAATCCCCAGTGATTTCTTCAAGAAAGGAGATACCATCCGTGCAGTCGTTATTCGCGTGGAGATGAAAAACGCCTCCCCGTACATCATCCTTTCCCGTACATCACCCGTATTCCTTGAAAGATTGTTCGAGAACGAGGTACCGGAAATATTTGATGGTTTGATCACGATCAAAAACGTGGTACGTGTTCCGGGAGAACGTGCCAAAGTGGCCGTTGAATCATACGATGACCGTATCGACCCGGTGGGAGCTTGCGTCGGAATGAAAGGTTCACGTATACATGGCATCGTCCGGGAACTGAGAAACGAAAATATCGACGTGATTAACTACACGAACAACATCCAACTATACATCACCCGTGCGTTGAACCCGGCCAAGATCAACAAGATCGAAATGGACGAGGAAAACAAGAGAGCGAACGTTTACCTGAACCCGGAGGAAGTCTCCCTGGCTATCGGTAAAGGCGGTTTGAACATCAAACTGGCCAGCCAGCTCACGGGCTACGAGATCGATGTTTATCGTGAACTTGAAACCGCAGAGGAAGAAGACGTTAACCTGGAAGAATTCTCCGACGAGATCGAACCATGGGTAATCGAGGAACTGAAACGCGTGGGTTGTGACACGGCAAAGAGCGTGTTAGAGTTAAGTGAATCAGAATTAGAGAGCAGGACTGATCTTGAGATAGAGACCATCAGGGATGTTCTCAAAATATTAAGAGCCGAATTTGAATAA
- the infB gene encoding translation initiation factor IF-2, which translates to MAVRLSKVAREFNVGLSTIVDYLQEKGIKISSDPNAKLTDDQYSLVAKEFSTDSEAKKESNRVDLKNTRLKKETVTIDNMNNGTEEHAPEFISIKDEIKLENKIKVVDHIDLNRLNKQQKPEEKVEEVKEVKIEEKKEEKPAEPQVKETPVVAQKQEREEAQAPVARTPKTIIKQPKVETRQEEKAPSEDHSNRTDREVSYKSPTPAIKDVKVVGTIDLDAINQRTRPPKKSKQERERDKRELKKKSLVPPKSTDDIVIKKNVVINEGEEDSDESETRKKRKRILKKDEKINIEASKTAKQEESKKKIKKIKKKKASKAEISEEDVQKQIKDTFARLGNKGKTKSSKHRRDKRDAVHQKMQAEMEQAELEKSILKLTEFVTVSELATMMDISVADIISTCMSLGLFVSINQRLDAETINIVAEEFGFDVEFVSVDIQEAIDEDEDEQEEHVESRPPIVTVMGHVDHGKTSLLDYIRKANVIAGEAGGITQHIGAYSVKLTDGRTVTFLDTPGHEAFTAMRARGAQVTDIAIIIIAADDNVMPQTVEAINHASAAGVPIVFAINKIDKPGANPDKIREELAAMNYLVEEWGGKYQCQEISAKKGLHVEELLEKVLLEAEILELKANPKRKAIGSIIESSLDKGRGYVATVLVQSGTLRVGDVVLAGQYFGHVKAMFNERGSKMEEAGPSCPALILGLNGAPQAGDKFNVMGNEKDARALANKREQLQREQGLRTQKHITLDEIGRRIAIGNFQELNIIVKGDVDGSIEALSDSLIKLSTPEIQVNVIHKAVGQISEGDVMLAAASNAIIIGFQVRPSMGARKLAEKEEIDIRLYSIIYTAIEEIKSAMEGMLSPEFKEEITSTVEVLETFKITKVGTIAGCIVRDGKITRSSKVRVIRDGIVIFTGELGSLKRFKDDVKEVSKGFECGLNINNYNDIQTGDFIESFEEVAVKKTL; encoded by the coding sequence ATGGCAGTTAGACTAAGTAAAGTTGCTAGAGAATTTAACGTAGGTTTGTCCACGATAGTGGATTACCTGCAGGAAAAGGGGATTAAGATTTCATCTGATCCAAACGCAAAATTAACAGATGACCAGTACTCTTTAGTAGCGAAAGAGTTTTCTACCGATAGCGAGGCTAAAAAAGAATCCAATCGGGTAGATTTAAAAAATACACGGTTAAAAAAAGAAACGGTTACCATTGATAACATGAACAATGGTACGGAGGAACACGCTCCGGAATTTATATCTATAAAGGACGAGATTAAACTGGAAAACAAAATTAAGGTCGTGGATCACATCGACCTGAACAGACTGAATAAACAACAAAAACCGGAAGAGAAGGTTGAGGAGGTAAAAGAGGTGAAGATCGAGGAAAAGAAAGAAGAAAAACCGGCAGAACCTCAGGTAAAAGAAACTCCCGTAGTTGCACAAAAGCAAGAACGGGAAGAAGCTCAAGCTCCTGTTGCCAGAACTCCGAAAACGATCATCAAGCAACCGAAAGTTGAAACCCGTCAGGAGGAAAAAGCCCCGTCTGAAGATCATTCCAACAGAACCGACAGGGAAGTGAGCTACAAATCACCGACCCCGGCGATTAAAGACGTGAAGGTTGTCGGGACAATCGATCTGGACGCGATCAATCAGCGTACCCGGCCCCCGAAGAAGAGTAAACAAGAAAGAGAAAGGGACAAACGGGAACTCAAGAAAAAATCTTTGGTTCCTCCCAAGAGTACGGATGACATCGTGATCAAGAAAAATGTCGTGATAAACGAAGGTGAAGAAGATTCAGATGAATCGGAAACTCGTAAAAAGAGAAAACGTATTCTGAAAAAAGACGAGAAAATCAATATTGAAGCTTCTAAAACCGCCAAACAGGAAGAAAGCAAGAAAAAAATAAAGAAGATAAAGAAAAAGAAAGCCAGCAAGGCTGAAATTTCTGAAGAAGACGTACAAAAGCAAATCAAAGACACGTTTGCCCGTTTGGGGAACAAGGGAAAAACCAAGAGTTCCAAACACCGGAGAGACAAGCGAGATGCCGTACACCAGAAGATGCAGGCCGAAATGGAGCAGGCTGAACTGGAAAAGAGTATCCTTAAACTCACGGAATTCGTTACGGTTAGCGAGTTAGCAACCATGATGGATATTTCCGTGGCAGATATTATCTCAACTTGCATGTCCTTGGGCTTGTTCGTGTCCATCAACCAACGTCTGGATGCAGAAACCATTAATATCGTGGCAGAAGAATTCGGATTTGATGTCGAATTTGTAAGCGTGGATATTCAGGAGGCTATTGACGAGGATGAAGACGAACAAGAAGAACACGTGGAATCCCGTCCGCCGATCGTGACCGTTATGGGACACGTTGACCACGGTAAAACATCTTTACTGGACTATATCCGTAAAGCAAACGTGATTGCCGGAGAGGCAGGAGGAATCACCCAGCACATCGGTGCTTACAGCGTGAAACTTACTGACGGTAGAACCGTGACCTTCCTAGATACCCCGGGACACGAGGCGTTTACGGCCATGCGTGCCAGAGGTGCCCAGGTAACGGATATTGCCATCATCATTATTGCAGCCGATGATAACGTCATGCCGCAAACTGTTGAGGCAATCAATCACGCCAGCGCGGCAGGAGTACCCATTGTATTCGCGATAAACAAAATTGATAAACCGGGAGCTAACCCCGACAAGATCCGGGAAGAACTGGCTGCCATGAACTACCTCGTAGAAGAATGGGGTGGTAAATACCAATGTCAGGAAATCTCCGCTAAAAAAGGTCTTCATGTAGAAGAACTTCTGGAGAAAGTGTTACTTGAGGCTGAAATCCTAGAGTTAAAGGCTAACCCGAAACGGAAAGCGATCGGTTCAATCATTGAGTCCTCACTGGATAAAGGACGGGGTTACGTGGCAACCGTACTCGTACAAAGCGGAACGTTACGCGTAGGAGACGTGGTACTAGCCGGACAATATTTCGGACACGTGAAGGCCATGTTCAACGAACGCGGAAGTAAAATGGAAGAGGCCGGACCATCCTGCCCGGCATTGATTCTCGGTTTGAACGGGGCTCCACAGGCTGGTGATAAATTCAACGTCATGGGTAACGAGAAAGACGCCCGTGCCTTGGCTAACAAACGGGAACAGTTACAACGCGAGCAGGGATTGCGTACCCAGAAACATATCACGCTGGATGAGATCGGCAGACGTATTGCTATCGGAAACTTCCAAGAGTTGAACATCATCGTGAAAGGAGACGTGGACGGTTCTATCGAGGCTTTGTCCGACTCTTTGATCAAGTTGTCAACCCCGGAAATCCAGGTGAACGTAATTCACAAAGCCGTGGGACAAATTTCCGAAGGCGATGTTATGTTGGCTGCCGCATCGAACGCCATCATCATCGGATTCCAGGTACGTCCCTCCATGGGTGCCAGAAAGCTGGCAGAGAAAGAGGAAATCGACATCCGACTTTACTCGATCATCTACACGGCGATCGAGGAAATCAAATCCGCCATGGAAGGTATGTTATCCCCGGAATTCAAGGAAGAGATCACCTCTACCGTGGAAGTGCTTGAAACATTCAAGATTACCAAGGTGGGAACGATTGCCGGATGTATCGTGAGAGACGGAAAGATCACCCGTTCTTCAAAAGTACGCGTGATTCGGGACGGTATCGTGATCTTCACCGGAGAACTGGGATCATTGAAACGTTTCAAGGACGACGTGAAAGAAGTTTCCAAGGGATTCGAGTGTGGTTTGAACATCAATAATTACAACGATATTCAGACAGGAGATTTCATCGAAAGCTTTGAAGAAGTGGCCGTGAAAAAAACATTATAA
- a CDS encoding protein-disulfide reductase DsbD domain-containing protein has product MKRLLILTAILTLMVGAANSQVLKPVKWQISFKKVSEGVYDIICKATIESGWHLYDTKLPENGPLPTTFNMDEDETKDIELVGEFKATTEPKTEKSEAFNMELKYFEGTVTFVQRVKLKGDKAKLVGYVEYMSCSGGQCIPPAEEEFEFELTK; this is encoded by the coding sequence ATGAAAAGACTATTAATTCTTACAGCAATATTAACCTTAATGGTTGGGGCTGCAAATTCACAGGTATTAAAACCAGTGAAATGGCAAATTTCTTTCAAGAAAGTAAGCGAAGGTGTTTATGACATCATCTGCAAAGCGACAATTGAAAGCGGATGGCATCTGTACGATACCAAATTACCGGAAAACGGACCTCTTCCTACAACCTTCAACATGGATGAAGACGAGACGAAAGACATTGAATTAGTAGGAGAATTTAAAGCAACAACAGAACCTAAAACTGAAAAGAGCGAGGCCTTCAACATGGAATTGAAATATTTCGAAGGGACCGTGACTTTCGTACAACGGGTGAAACTGAAAGGAGACAAAGCTAAATTAGTAGGCTACGTAGAATATATGTCTTGCTCTGGCGGACAATGTATCCCTCCTGCCGAAGAAGAATTTGAATTCGAATTAACGAAATAA